A window of Mucilaginibacter paludis DSM 18603 contains these coding sequences:
- a CDS encoding helix-turn-helix domain-containing protein, with protein MQEILSKKKIGERIRSVRLERHYSQAFVASILNISRSNYSQIEIGNQFPSFESLSKIASYYSKSYEWLLHGQEADPYVENSARSSQEIQAEKKVPSKILYVTESAEYARNLKSESYLKHLPVFDLPGSFIVDHARYRAFTIDSSGNNMLKYINTGDLLIGKFIKNFSQILIGHTYVIVTNTEIVFCEVENILFEEGIIVCKCGVFSNPKSILPFNNIQEIWEAVGKYSKIIQSVVEELETTVQSFQALVQKLENEVARLAKT; from the coding sequence ATGCAAGAAATACTGTCAAAGAAAAAGATAGGAGAAAGAATTAGGTCGGTTAGGTTGGAACGTCATTATTCCCAGGCCTTTGTGGCTTCTATTTTAAATATATCGCGCAGCAATTACTCGCAGATCGAGATAGGTAACCAATTTCCGAGTTTTGAGTCATTAAGTAAAATTGCCAGTTATTATAGCAAAAGCTATGAGTGGTTGCTGCACGGGCAAGAGGCTGATCCTTACGTTGAAAACTCAGCACGATCTTCCCAGGAAATTCAAGCGGAAAAAAAGGTGCCGTCAAAAATTTTGTACGTTACCGAAAGTGCTGAATATGCCCGTAATTTAAAATCGGAATCTTATCTTAAACATTTACCGGTTTTTGATCTTCCAGGCTCATTTATCGTTGATCATGCAAGGTATCGTGCGTTTACGATTGACAGTAGTGGCAATAATATGTTAAAATATATTAACACTGGTGACTTGTTGATTGGTAAGTTTATTAAGAATTTCAGCCAGATTCTGATCGGTCATACCTATGTTATTGTAACTAACACAGAAATTGTATTTTGTGAAGTTGAAAATATATTATTTGAAGAAGGCATCATCGTTTGTAAATGTGGTGTGTTTTCAAATCCTAAATCGATATTACCGTTTAATAATATACAGGAAATATGGGAGGCGGTTGGGAAATACTCAAAAATAATTCAATCGGTAGTAGAAGAATTAGAAACTACCGTACAATCATTCCAAGCTTTAGTCCAAAAACTTGAAAACGAAGTAGCCAGGCTTGCTAAAACCTAA
- a CDS encoding cysteine hydrolase family protein, with protein sequence MEQKTQNTALLIMDMQAGIIGMLPDAKSLTQNVAEAIAHARTKKIPVIFVTIGFREGAPEISMNNKSFAASKARFGTVDIAQFMKIPNDIAPQPGEVTVVKRRVSAFTGSDLEVILRAFGTQHIILTGIATSGVVLSTLREAADKDYRITVLADCCADGDEEVHRVLTTKVFPRQAEVIRLEEWQQL encoded by the coding sequence ATGGAACAAAAAACACAAAACACTGCCCTTTTGATAATGGACATGCAGGCCGGAATAATTGGCATGCTTCCGGACGCGAAATCCCTGACGCAAAACGTGGCTGAGGCCATCGCCCATGCCAGGACAAAAAAAATACCGGTTATTTTTGTAACCATTGGTTTTAGAGAGGGCGCACCAGAAATCAGCATGAATAATAAAAGTTTTGCAGCCAGCAAAGCCAGATTTGGCACTGTTGATATCGCCCAGTTTATGAAAATCCCGAACGATATTGCTCCGCAACCCGGCGAAGTAACCGTTGTAAAACGCAGGGTAAGCGCGTTCACAGGCAGCGATCTCGAAGTGATTTTAAGAGCCTTCGGCACGCAGCACATCATATTAACCGGTATTGCCACCAGCGGTGTAGTATTATCAACCTTACGCGAAGCCGCAGATAAAGATTATCGTATCACGGTATTGGCCGACTGTTGTGCCGATGGTGATGAAGAGGTACACCGGGTACTTACAACTAAGGTTTTCCCGCGCCAGGCCGAAGTGATTAGACTGGAAGAATGGCAGCAGTTATAA
- a CDS encoding MFS transporter produces MDKKNTTSIFRAFRNYNYALFFGGQSVSQIGTWMQRTAVSWVIYSLTHSAFMLGLAVFAQQFPSFLLSLLGGIVSDRYSRYKILLITQAASMVQATLLAVLILTNHYVIWEILLLSVVLGIINAFDVPARQPMIHEMVNNKEDLPNALALNSAMVNMARMVGPALSGIVLQTFGAGLCFSLNAVSFLAVITSLLLMKFPKFIPSPVKKNVTSELAEGFVYLRQTPIIGIIMLLLIFLSLFVLPYDTMLPVFAKVIFKGNAATFGYISSFVGLGAIAGSFFMASVKNTDRLTIILLGSIAVLGIGLIMFSRISYFPAAMPFATLIGFGSLMPMTAGITIIQMEAASNMRGRVMSYVAMAYFGMLPLGSLLTGTISQRISAPLTMLCQGILALIIAITFTRYLLNKPVKN; encoded by the coding sequence ATGGACAAAAAAAACACAACCAGTATTTTCCGCGCTTTCCGAAACTACAATTATGCCTTGTTTTTTGGTGGCCAATCCGTTTCACAAATTGGCACCTGGATGCAACGCACAGCCGTAAGCTGGGTAATCTATTCGCTAACGCATTCGGCTTTTATGCTGGGGCTGGCTGTGTTTGCCCAACAGTTTCCATCTTTCTTGCTTTCGCTACTGGGTGGCATCGTATCAGATAGGTATAGCCGCTATAAAATATTGCTGATTACGCAAGCAGCTTCGATGGTACAAGCAACATTGTTAGCCGTATTAATATTAACCAACCATTATGTGATTTGGGAAATATTGCTGCTCAGTGTTGTATTAGGGATAATTAACGCGTTTGACGTACCGGCCAGGCAACCGATGATACATGAGATGGTGAACAATAAGGAAGACCTGCCTAACGCGCTCGCGCTCAATTCGGCTATGGTAAATATGGCGCGAATGGTAGGGCCAGCCTTATCGGGTATTGTTTTGCAGACCTTTGGCGCAGGCCTATGTTTTTCTTTAAACGCGGTAAGCTTTTTAGCGGTAATTACATCCTTATTGCTCATGAAATTCCCCAAATTCATCCCATCGCCAGTCAAAAAGAACGTCACATCCGAACTGGCAGAGGGCTTTGTATATCTCAGGCAAACTCCTATTATAGGTATCATTATGCTGTTGCTTATTTTTTTAAGCCTGTTTGTTTTACCTTATGATACCATGTTGCCGGTTTTTGCCAAGGTGATATTTAAAGGCAATGCAGCCACCTTCGGGTATATCAGCAGCTTTGTAGGTTTGGGGGCCATTGCCGGTAGTTTTTTTATGGCTTCGGTAAAAAATACCGACCGGCTCACAATCATCTTATTAGGCAGCATAGCAGTTTTAGGTATCGGGCTGATCATGTTTTCGCGCATCAGTTATTTCCCTGCCGCCATGCCGTTTGCAACGTTAATAGGTTTTGGCTCATTGATGCCGATGACAGCGGGCATCACCATTATACAGATGGAAGCAGCATCTAACATGCGGGGCCGTGTAATGAGCTATGTTGCCATGGCTTATTTTGGAATGCTGCCCCTGGGGAGCTTGCTAACCGGAACTATTTCGCAAAGAATTTCGGCCCCGCTTACGATGCTTTGCCAGGGAATACTTGCATTGATTATAGCCATTACATTTACCAGGTATCTGTTAAACAAACCTGTGAAAAATTAG
- a CDS encoding ATP-binding response regulator: MRNNITQNFPDTPYIVIDSSKNVISFNLRGIDSIKILLNVPLKLGQPAVEIFPLGQEDYISEIIDQCLAGQTVMADLSLIKKMAQFPLKTQILFISLTLNNDTPYAVCLFLQVLCQHNGILPTNYYSRFASHELRAPISNILSLANFDNYAQEKFGYGIKIKELLQNIYTQAEKLNNIIATLNNLVAPTVHSEEITKYEKLVSDHIVLVDDDPLMNMMHKMIISKHNKKAVIKAFDKPQNALDYIYSNKPDLIFLDINMPEIDGWTFLKRLEEYSADFCVIIVSSSIDPIEKIKAYTYKSVKEFIVKPLTYEKLVPLFIEI; the protein is encoded by the coding sequence ATGCGGAATAATATTACTCAGAATTTTCCTGATACTCCATACATTGTTATTGATAGCTCAAAAAATGTTATTTCGTTCAATCTCAGGGGAATTGATAGTATTAAAATATTATTAAATGTACCACTAAAATTGGGGCAACCTGCTGTAGAAATTTTTCCCCTGGGGCAAGAAGACTACATTTCGGAAATTATTGATCAATGCCTCGCCGGCCAAACGGTAATGGCAGATCTGAGTTTAATTAAAAAAATGGCGCAATTCCCCTTAAAAACTCAAATTCTGTTTATCTCATTAACACTAAACAACGATACACCCTATGCAGTTTGTCTTTTTTTACAAGTCCTTTGCCAACACAACGGAATTTTGCCGACCAATTATTACTCTCGGTTTGCTTCTCATGAATTACGGGCGCCGATAAGCAATATCCTCAGTTTAGCAAATTTCGACAATTACGCACAGGAAAAGTTCGGTTATGGAATAAAAATAAAAGAGTTATTGCAAAATATTTATACCCAGGCTGAAAAACTAAATAATATTATTGCTACCCTTAATAATTTAGTAGCCCCAACGGTCCATTCAGAAGAAATTACGAAATATGAAAAACTGGTGAGCGACCACATCGTACTCGTTGATGACGACCCGCTGATGAATATGATGCACAAAATGATTATTTCAAAACACAACAAAAAAGCAGTTATAAAAGCTTTTGATAAACCTCAAAATGCATTGGATTATATCTATTCAAACAAACCAGATCTTATATTTTTAGATATCAACATGCCCGAAATTGATGGCTGGACTTTTCTAAAAAGACTGGAAGAGTATTCAGCCGACTTTTGTGTTATCATCGTCTCTTCGTCAATTGATCCTATCGAAAAAATTAAAGCTTACACCTATAAATCCGTGAAAGAATTTATTGTTAAACCACTTACTTACGAAAAATTAGTCCCCCTTTTTATTGAAATTTAA
- a CDS encoding IS4 family transposase, whose translation MSSELFEPTVLDGLARKTEAIQRKRKVGGKELLDMALFDGDQSFNGMSMQLMRRDGLDISKQALHQRHHSNMTKFVQAVFEQLIAVELPQEQTQGLEIRIKDSTRFALPEVIAETFPGTKGSGMKAGASVQFEFEIKSGKSDIKVTPANANDQGESHLDKASIQPGVLYMRDLGYTHLSYMNNINKVKAFFINKLCPKTTIYLLKDDQYQKLELSKLQGITGVFDQQVYIGADKMPVRIIIEPVSEELKARRIANTEKYNKKKGSTTSKGFKERAGFNFIVTNLVSEKYSAELIQKLYHLRWQIELVFKAWKSFLKIHTFPKGSSDRITSILYSKLIWAVLSWKICMAIGKIGQISVLKVHRLIASTKEELRAQLLGICSKWLALLEKLNLKHLSKEHRKHRLKIEEIVISI comes from the coding sequence ATGAGTTCGGAACTATTTGAACCAACGGTGTTAGATGGCCTGGCCCGTAAAACAGAGGCTATACAACGCAAACGAAAAGTGGGAGGCAAGGAACTATTGGATATGGCGTTATTTGATGGAGATCAATCGTTTAACGGCATGAGTATGCAGTTAATGCGGAGGGATGGGCTTGATATTTCGAAGCAGGCATTGCATCAAAGACATCACAGCAATATGACAAAGTTTGTACAAGCCGTTTTTGAGCAATTAATAGCAGTTGAGTTACCGCAAGAGCAAACACAGGGCTTGGAGATCCGTATCAAAGATTCTACCCGTTTCGCGTTGCCGGAAGTTATTGCAGAGACATTCCCCGGAACAAAAGGAAGTGGGATGAAAGCGGGAGCATCTGTACAATTTGAATTTGAAATCAAAAGTGGTAAAAGCGATATCAAAGTAACTCCGGCCAACGCAAATGACCAGGGTGAGAGTCATCTGGACAAGGCATCAATTCAGCCGGGGGTATTATATATGAGAGATCTGGGTTACACTCACTTGAGTTATATGAACAATATTAACAAAGTCAAAGCTTTCTTTATTAATAAATTATGTCCGAAAACAACGATTTATCTATTAAAGGACGACCAATACCAAAAGTTAGAGTTGTCGAAACTACAAGGCATAACCGGCGTATTTGATCAACAGGTATATATCGGAGCTGATAAGATGCCGGTAAGGATAATAATAGAACCGGTAAGTGAAGAGCTCAAGGCAAGGCGGATAGCCAATACTGAAAAGTACAATAAAAAGAAAGGCAGTACCACCAGTAAGGGATTCAAAGAGCGGGCAGGGTTTAACTTTATTGTTACCAACCTGGTGAGCGAAAAATATAGCGCTGAATTGATCCAAAAGTTATATCACCTGCGATGGCAGATAGAATTGGTTTTTAAAGCATGGAAGTCGTTTTTAAAGATACACACGTTCCCCAAAGGAAGTTCGGATCGTATAACCAGTATATTATACAGTAAGTTGATCTGGGCAGTTTTGAGTTGGAAAATATGCATGGCTATCGGTAAGATAGGTCAAATTAGTGTTTTAAAGGTGCATCGACTAATCGCTTCTACGAAAGAAGAATTGCGAGCGCAGCTTTTAGGGATATGCTCAAAGTGGTTAGCTCTGTTGGAGAAATTAAACTTAAAGCACCTTTCAAAAGAGCACAGAAAACATAGGTTAAAAATAGAAGAAATTGTAATAAGTATTTGA
- a CDS encoding ATP-dependent helicase yields MDYLKGLNPSQQQAVLQTEGPVMIIAGAGSGKTRVITYRVAHLVQKGVDSFNILVLTFTNKAAREMRERIMHVAGPDAKNIWMGTFHSVFAKILRVEADKIGYPSNFTIYDTDDSKSVLRAIIKEMSLDDKLYNQNFVMSRISASKNNLVSWQEYQQNPDIQADDFSSGRGQLGKIYENYVNRCFRAGAMDFDDLLYKTNELLKTHNDVLYKYQNKFKYLMVDEYQDTNFSQYLIVKKLASINQNICVVGDDAQSIYAFRGANIQNILNFEKDYPDLKVFKLEQNYRSTQNIVNVANSIISNNKEQLKKNVFSEKEAGDKIKVMRAFSDNEEGKMTAEAIFQDHANKGMKWNDFAILYRTNAQSRSMEEGLRKLNIPYKIYGGLSFYQRKEIKDLISYFRLTFNPNDEEALKRVINYPKRGIGDTTVDRIIVSAGQNNISPWEAIVNPTQFLDSRTANTVANFGMMIQSFQVITKTMSAYDSALYIAQHSGLLKDLYEDKSVEGLNRYENIQELLNGIKEFSEREDLEEKGLDIFMQDVALLTNDDKDKNKDADTVSLMTIHSSKGLEFPQVFVVGLEENLFPSQMSLNSRTDLEEERRLFYVAVTRAESKLTISYATSRFKFGTLINCEPSRFLDEIDAQYLELDFTAKKAPAGNPFFEDERSAWATKDTFSKPKAATPATNIKTTSILAKAHVPTPGFAPSDTSGLQVGMEVEHERFGFGKVLTLDGNKPDIKATIFFKEVGQKQLLLKFAKLRIV; encoded by the coding sequence TTGGATTATTTAAAGGGATTAAATCCTTCGCAACAACAGGCGGTATTACAAACCGAAGGCCCGGTGATGATTATAGCGGGTGCCGGTTCGGGCAAAACAAGGGTTATTACTTATAGAGTGGCCCACCTGGTACAAAAAGGTGTAGACTCGTTTAACATACTGGTACTTACTTTTACCAACAAAGCGGCGCGCGAAATGCGGGAGCGGATTATGCACGTGGCCGGCCCCGATGCCAAAAATATTTGGATGGGCACCTTTCACTCGGTTTTCGCCAAGATATTACGGGTTGAGGCCGACAAGATTGGCTACCCAAGCAACTTTACCATTTACGATACCGACGATAGCAAAAGCGTATTGCGTGCCATTATTAAGGAGATGAGCCTGGATGATAAGCTGTACAACCAGAATTTTGTAATGAGCCGCATATCGGCTTCAAAAAACAACCTGGTATCGTGGCAGGAATATCAGCAAAACCCGGATATACAGGCGGATGATTTTTCGAGCGGGCGCGGGCAGTTAGGAAAGATCTATGAAAACTATGTGAACCGCTGCTTTAGGGCCGGTGCAATGGATTTTGACGACTTGTTGTACAAAACCAACGAACTGCTAAAAACCCATAACGACGTACTTTATAAATACCAGAACAAGTTTAAATACCTGATGGTGGATGAGTACCAGGATACCAACTTTTCGCAATACCTGATTGTGAAGAAACTGGCCTCTATTAACCAGAACATTTGCGTGGTGGGTGATGATGCACAGAGTATTTACGCTTTCCGCGGAGCCAATATCCAGAACATCTTGAACTTTGAGAAGGATTACCCGGACTTGAAGGTGTTTAAGCTGGAGCAGAATTACCGATCTACGCAAAATATTGTGAATGTTGCCAACAGCATTATCTCTAACAACAAAGAGCAGCTGAAGAAGAACGTATTTTCGGAAAAGGAAGCCGGCGATAAAATTAAGGTGATGCGCGCCTTTAGCGATAATGAGGAAGGCAAGATGACCGCCGAGGCGATTTTTCAGGACCATGCCAACAAGGGCATGAAATGGAATGATTTTGCTATTTTGTACCGCACCAACGCACAATCCAGATCGATGGAAGAAGGTTTGCGTAAGCTTAACATTCCTTACAAAATATATGGAGGCCTCTCCTTTTATCAGCGTAAAGAAATTAAGGATTTAATATCCTACTTCCGCTTAACTTTTAACCCGAACGACGAGGAGGCCTTGAAAAGGGTGATTAATTACCCTAAACGTGGTATTGGCGATACTACGGTTGACCGGATTATTGTGAGCGCGGGACAAAATAACATTAGCCCCTGGGAAGCGATTGTTAACCCGACTCAGTTTTTGGATAGCCGGACAGCCAATACGGTTGCCAATTTCGGGATGATGATCCAGAGTTTCCAGGTGATCACCAAAACCATGTCGGCCTACGACTCTGCTTTGTATATTGCCCAGCACTCGGGTTTGCTGAAAGACCTTTACGAGGATAAATCGGTAGAGGGACTGAACCGTTACGAGAACATACAGGAGTTGCTGAACGGTATCAAAGAGTTTTCGGAACGGGAAGACCTGGAAGAAAAAGGGCTGGATATTTTTATGCAGGACGTTGCCTTGCTGACTAACGACGATAAGGATAAAAACAAGGATGCGGATACGGTATCATTAATGACGATCCACTCGTCAAAAGGGCTTGAATTTCCGCAGGTATTTGTGGTGGGCCTGGAAGAAAACCTATTCCCGTCGCAAATGTCGCTCAACTCGCGTACCGACCTGGAAGAGGAACGCCGCTTATTTTACGTAGCCGTTACCCGCGCCGAAAGTAAGCTTACCATAAGCTACGCCACATCGCGCTTTAAGTTTGGCACCCTAATTAACTGCGAGCCAAGCCGCTTTTTAGACGAAATAGACGCCCAATACCTGGAGCTTGATTTTACTGCCAAGAAAGCGCCTGCAGGCAACCCCTTCTTTGAGGATGAACGCAGCGCATGGGCAACAAAGGATACTTTTAGCAAACCAAAAGCGGCCACACCGGCAACCAATATTAAAACAACTTCGATTTTAGCTAAAGCGCACGTACCAACCCCCGGCTTCGCGCCGAGTGATACATCGGGCTTGCAGGTTGGCATGGAAGTGGAGCACGAACGTTTTGGTTTTGGTAAGGTATTAACCTTAGACGGCAATAAACCGGATATTAAAGCGACGATATTTTTTAAAGAAGTTGGGCAGAAGCAGCTGTTATTGAAGTTTGCCAAGTTGAGGATTGTTTAA
- a CDS encoding SusC/RagA family TonB-linked outer membrane protein translates to MKTTCLTILLLLNYMALSAQVRIHPGKDSTTTSKPLTRKPLYVVFSSGKIIMKSTSQDTSVLNKIDPAFIQSMTVIKDSTAIKKYGSDAKYGVVEINMKDGKFPKQLVIKNTVAQADLKVRKPLYVVFSFDKVILKSESQDTSFLKKIDPASIQSMNVISDGAGIKKYGNDAQDGVVEIHMKDGTYPKGYKPQ, encoded by the coding sequence ATGAAAACTACCTGTTTAACAATCCTACTCTTATTAAATTACATGGCTTTAAGCGCACAGGTTCGCATACATCCAGGTAAAGACTCAACCACTACAAGTAAGCCATTGACGCGGAAGCCCCTGTATGTTGTATTTTCGTCTGGCAAGATTATCATGAAGTCGACCAGTCAGGATACTTCTGTTTTAAACAAGATAGATCCGGCATTTATTCAATCCATGACTGTGATTAAAGATAGCACCGCCATCAAAAAATATGGGAGCGATGCAAAATACGGTGTAGTTGAGATCAACATGAAAGACGGCAAATTCCCCAAGCAATTAGTGATTAAAAATACCGTAGCGCAGGCGGATTTGAAAGTGCGCAAACCTTTGTATGTTGTGTTCTCGTTTGATAAGGTGATACTGAAGTCGGAAAGCCAGGATACGTCCTTTTTAAAGAAAATAGATCCGGCATCTATTCAATCTATGAATGTAATTTCGGACGGCGCCGGGATTAAAAAATACGGGAACGATGCGCAGGATGGTGTAGTGGAGATTCACATGAAAGACGGAACATATCCGAAAGGTTATAAGCCTCAATAA
- a CDS encoding TetR/AcrR family transcriptional regulator, whose protein sequence is MAISNPSKEDLVQEQILQAAKRLFQIHGLYKVTMDDVAKAIGKGRSSIYYYYKSKDEIFDAVIAIEIKEMLGAMARAVNKATTVEQKINAFCLAKFKIVGEKRPFYKTLDVGMDADAMSQFNQTKIVHHNLIMQQEGALLKQILNDGIEEGELQVMDEKKQEMIIFVLLSSLHGLKRELVIENNLEAIEPAVAALSHVIMHGIKK, encoded by the coding sequence ATGGCCATTAGCAATCCCTCAAAAGAAGATTTAGTGCAAGAGCAAATTCTGCAGGCTGCTAAGCGTCTTTTCCAGATACATGGGCTTTATAAAGTAACTATGGACGATGTGGCCAAGGCTATTGGTAAAGGCCGTAGTTCAATTTACTATTATTACAAAAGTAAAGATGAAATATTTGATGCTGTAATTGCTATCGAAATTAAGGAAATGCTTGGCGCAATGGCCCGCGCTGTTAATAAAGCAACCACCGTTGAACAAAAAATAAATGCCTTTTGCCTGGCCAAGTTTAAGATAGTAGGCGAAAAAAGGCCTTTTTACAAAACCCTTGATGTAGGGATGGATGCAGATGCCATGTCGCAGTTTAATCAAACTAAAATAGTGCATCATAACCTGATTATGCAACAAGAGGGCGCCTTATTAAAACAGATTTTAAACGATGGAATTGAAGAAGGCGAACTGCAAGTTATGGACGAAAAAAAGCAAGAGATGATCATTTTTGTACTGCTAAGTAGTTTACACGGCTTAAAGCGCGAACTCGTGATTGAAAATAATTTAGAAGCGATTGAGCCTGCGGTTGCTGCATTATCGCACGTGATTATGCACGGAATAAAGAAGTAA
- a CDS encoding exonuclease domain-containing protein, with translation MYAIVDIETTGGHASAHGITEIAIIIHDGHTITNRFETLINPGMLIPMHIQVLTGIDNDMVKNAPPFSSIAQHVYEILEPCTFVAHNVNFDYSFVKHHLMASGYDLQSPKLCTVRLGRKIFPGLPSYSLGKFCGHMGIDNSARHRAMGDADATAKLFSMMLLNDKEGHITHTLKQRSKESSLPPNLPQQHIETLPDAPGVYYFHDAKGKVVYVGKAKSLKKRVKSHFTNNRADLQKQEFLKNIHQITHQTCGTELLAFILETVEIKRLWPKYNRAQKRHEHTYGLYQYEDQRGYLRLVINKWTKYSAPLYTCNSLLEGYGLLNQLIADFDLCPKLCFIQKNDQPCPRNLTKPCACQVTETPKRYNSRVNKATTHLKAALSTFAIRDKGRHDDEYSCILIENGEFYGMGYISNSTVTDNGLSSIKSLITPYPGNSYIKSLVANYAISYPDRKLEFSL, from the coding sequence ATGTACGCTATTGTAGATATTGAAACCACAGGGGGGCATGCCAGCGCACACGGTATTACGGAGATTGCCATTATTATACATGATGGCCATACCATTACCAACCGCTTTGAAACCTTAATTAACCCTGGTATGCTCATACCCATGCACATACAGGTGTTAACGGGTATAGATAACGATATGGTAAAAAATGCGCCGCCGTTTAGTAGTATAGCGCAACATGTTTATGAAATATTGGAGCCCTGCACTTTTGTGGCTCACAACGTCAATTTTGATTATTCTTTTGTGAAGCACCACCTGATGGCTTCCGGGTATGATTTGCAGAGCCCTAAATTATGCACGGTTAGGCTGGGGCGCAAAATATTTCCGGGGCTCCCCTCCTATAGCCTGGGTAAATTTTGCGGGCATATGGGCATTGATAACAGCGCGCGGCACCGGGCCATGGGCGATGCTGATGCCACGGCAAAGTTGTTTAGCATGATGTTGCTTAACGATAAAGAAGGGCACATTACACACACTTTAAAACAGCGCAGTAAAGAATCATCCCTACCGCCAAACCTGCCGCAACAGCATATTGAAACCCTGCCCGATGCACCGGGAGTGTATTATTTTCATGATGCCAAAGGCAAGGTAGTTTATGTAGGGAAAGCCAAGAGCCTAAAAAAAAGGGTAAAGAGCCATTTTACCAACAACCGGGCCGACCTGCAAAAGCAGGAATTTTTAAAAAACATTCACCAGATAACGCACCAAACCTGCGGAACCGAGCTATTGGCCTTTATATTAGAAACCGTTGAAATTAAACGGCTATGGCCTAAATACAACCGCGCGCAAAAAAGGCATGAGCATACCTATGGCCTTTATCAATACGAAGATCAACGCGGTTACCTGCGCTTGGTTATTAATAAATGGACTAAATATTCGGCGCCCTTATATACCTGTAATTCCCTGCTGGAGGGTTATGGCTTGCTAAACCAGTTGATAGCGGATTTTGACCTGTGCCCTAAACTGTGTTTTATCCAGAAAAACGATCAGCCTTGTCCGCGTAACTTAACCAAACCCTGCGCCTGCCAGGTTACCGAAACACCTAAACGTTATAACAGCCGAGTTAACAAAGCTACCACGCACCTCAAGGCGGCTTTATCAACTTTTGCTATACGCGATAAGGGCCGGCACGATGATGAATACAGTTGCATCCTGATAGAGAATGGCGAATTTTACGGCATGGGCTATATCAGCAACAGTACCGTTACCGATAATGGCCTATCATCAATCAAAAGCCTCATCACCCCTTACCCCGGCAACAGCTATATTAAAAGCCTGGTAGCCAACTACGCCATCAGTTACCCGGACCGGAAGCTGGAGTTTAGCTTATAG